Below is a window of Mycolicibacterium rhodesiae NBB3 DNA.
GGCGAGGAAGCGCACGATCGACTCCGCCACCGCGGCGGGCTTCTCCGACCCCTCGATCTCCACAGTCGTCGTCATCGTCGCCTGTGCGCCACCATCGAGTTGATCGACTTTGGTGAGCTCGGCGCGCGCACGGATCTTGGCGCCCACTTTGACCGGCGTGATGAAGCGGACTTTGTTGTAGCCGTAGTTGATTGCCATCGTGATGTTCTTCACCGTGTAGAGCTGGTGGGAGAAGTGCGGAATCAGCGACAGCGTCAGCAGCCCATGAGCGATGGTGCCGCCGAACGGTCCGTTGGCCGCCTTGTCCGGGTCGACGTGGATCCA
It encodes the following:
- a CDS encoding MaoC family dehydratase translates to MKTFSGLDELVAAQGSQLGPTEWLEVTQDRVNTFADATDDHQWIHVDPDKAANGPFGGTIAHGLLTLSLIPHFSHQLYTVKNITMAINYGYNKVRFITPVKVGAKIRARAELTKVDQLDGGAQATMTTTVEIEGSEKPAAVAESIVRFLA